From the Papaver somniferum cultivar HN1 chromosome 2, ASM357369v1, whole genome shotgun sequence genome, the window TCTCTCATGCTTTCCTCGATGAATTTGAACCTTTTCCTTAAAAACTCTCTAAATTCTCCAATCAACACTTCCTCACTCTTTTTACTTTCATCAATCTTATCTCCAGTTTTTATATGAAGGGCACGAAGGTATTTCTGATAGGTTACTTGAAGCAGAACTATCATTGATTTTAGCTGAAACTTCAATCCACTATGCGGTGCAAAGCAATCCCATAGTGCCTTACAGCGATAATCACAAAAAACATCTTGAAGGTCATTAGTATCATCAATCTTCATTCTTTCAGCATTTCCAAATAATAATATGTCACCCAATCCATACTTGTTACTTTCTAAAGTCTGCTTAACGATACTCATCAGCCTGGTGGCTACCTCCACAACTGCAGTATTAGTTGGAGCACATGTAAGAGTTTTATGGTCCAATTTTAATAGTGAGCTTAGAAGTACACCTATTGTCTTTGTTTTCCCTGTTCCAGGAGGACCCCAAATGAGTTTCACTGAACTTTTATGACTACAAAAACTTGTTGCGATAGAACGCAGCACTGCATGAAGTTGAGTTTCATTAAGATTGAACGAGTCCAAATCCAAACCATTACTTAGTAATTCAGCTTCATGATCAAAACATAGTTCACAATCATTTCCAATCTGTCAGAAGAAAGCGAAAAGGTCATAAAAGAGATAAGATATCAATATTCAAATTAAAAAAGGATGAACCATGTGGGGTTTCATAGCATGTCTAATATCTTCATTCTTTCGCTATAAAGcatggaaaaaaatataaaatgataTTCAGAATATACAGTGCAAGCATGAGTCACGATATACAGACATAGAAAATGAAAAGCAAAGCATGTCATAAGCCTAACCTGGGAATTTGCTTCCAAAACCCCCTTTATAATATCTCCATTTCTTTCGCCACTTAGTGCTCCCCATATACGAAGATTCGTTGTCATATTTAAAAGATATACAGCAAAAAGAGGATTACAGATCAACTTTTTCTCAGTTTCTATGTATTCTTCttcgtaatcttcttcattttcaagtaTAATGGGTTTGCTTGCAAGAACTATTGCCAAATAAGGTTTCTTTTTGTCATCCTCCACTTTTAGAATTATAGCAGGAATATACGAAATTCGGATGAAGTCCTTGACATTTTCGGGCCTCACATCTGAGAAAGCAATTACATCAGAAGGTTGAGGCTTATATGCATCCTTCATAGGTTTTCTATCGGTTCCCGTGTCCGACAACAACATTTTGTAAACGTAGTTTCCTTGCTTGCAACCTATATGCTTTTCCACGGATACTATTTCGCATTTCGGTGCCTGATACAAGTTTTTCATATTTGAAGACAAATCAGCATGTGTTTCTTCGAGTAGAGGATGCCGAAATGAACTCAAGTACTGCTCCACTGATGAAAACGTCTCAGGGATTTTATTTACCTGTCAAAATGAAGTTTAACAAGGATCAAAAAGTAAAATATAAATACATAATTTAACTACTGTTGATAAAATCCAAGGAATGCAAAGAAAAAGAGCGTTTACAATTCTTCGACCATAAACTTGTAAACACTACGGCATAAAATACCAAGATTCAGATGATCAAattgaaaaatcaatcaaatgGTAAAAAATGTTAACCCACTTTTCAATTTATCTGTGCAGATATATGCCGATAAAGAACATGGAAACCGTGTTGGCATGCATATATCGGAGTAACCAACCCTCTTAAGTCTTGAACATTGATAATCCATTAGAATGGAGATTAATTTGTGAATGTTCAATAAGAGTACCTTAGTTCTGTAAAGATCATGGTTGAAAATATCATCAAGAGACCAAGaaaacacttcagtaattaaaCTGCTAATCTCCCTTATAACCAAACTGCTAATATCACTTGTTTCCGCCTCGTCGATGTCAATGCTGAGAAGTCTGAGGAGTTCCTCCATCTTTTCTGCTCTCACACACTCAAAGAGAAATGCATATTATAGATCTAGCGAGTAGGGATTCATGGATAACGAATAGATGGAATGTCGAATATTAAATTAAATTCTGACCTCTGAAATTCTCTTGGGTAATTGCTCCATTCATATGCATGCATGTAGTCAATCTGGGAAGGGATGCATGAATAGACCAAGCCTAAAGTTTTTCATATTCCTAGGCCGCAGTAAATGCAAAAATTGAAACCCTTTCTTCAATCACAATTAATTTGGTAAACAATAGACATCATCAAGCATACACAAGGTATTAGGTGACATTTTGGGAACAGATATTGAGTTGCCGAAAATTATGACCAAATCTCTAACCAGCAGCTTAGAGTAGAACAGTATAGAAAAGATAGACAATTAGTTGCATGTGTCTGACAATTAGTTGGAGAGACACTTAATTATACTACAGTATAGTATTGGTTCCGGATAGTTTATCATTCAACCCGGGACTAAGTCACTCAAAACAAACGTTTGATATCCCGCTGGTGTGGTGTTATCATGCAAAGATGCCAATAAAAATAATTAGTTTAGTAGGCATTTTTCTATACATTTTTGATATTATTACATTATCATCATATCATATATTCCTATATCGAACAAGTAAGGACAATAAGttgaattgaaatatgttgattatccaaaaaaaaaaaaaaaaaaaaaatagttgattTCTCTACTTCTACTCCAGTTACATATATATTTTCGTGCATCCATTTCAACCTCATTCATGAGCAACCACATAAGAAGCTCATATGAGCACGTTATTGGCTGAATAATCTAACATTAAGTTTACATTTAGAGCTCTACATTGTAGTATTGTGCAAATGGTTCACAGACATTACAACAGGTTGGAGAGTCCAAAATTGCCGTCAACAAAAGGCCACGCTATAAAAAAAGCATAACTTACTGCGAAAATTTACAAATCTATGATTCTAAAACCACTGCAATTTTTTCACATGATTTTGCATTTTGACGGATTTTACCAGCCGTGACAATCCTAAGTATACCACTCTACTGCACTTTTTCTGGCCGTTTACACCAAAATTATATTATAGCAGATGATGAAGCTAATGCTGATagaaatgtttatttattttattttattgatagGAACCAAGGGACAAAGTACGGAGAAACataaagaaaaacataaaagaaaagcaGAAACCAGGCGGGATGTTAAGTTCTCACCTCAAGACATGCCCTGTTGTGATCATTGGACAACAAACCTGTGTTTCTGCCAATTACGTTGGAAGTACTTCTACGTTCTTTTAAACTACTACATATATATCCTGATAAAATTATCTAAGAAGCAGGCATATGTTAGAAATGTTTATTTCAGCACTGACCTTGAACTTCGCTTTGTGGTACTGTTGCGGTTTCACAAGGCTAAGCGAAGCGTCTGTAACTACTTTTGACAACATCGATCTTCTGATCCGTTTTTAGGTATAGGACGAGAAGCAGTCTCCTAGTAATTGTAGAAGTAAGAGAACTTGGGAGTCCTATTTTTAGAAGATTACAGACATAGGAGAATTTCCAAACCTAGAATGACTAGAATAAAGAAGTAGTGCTACCTATAAATAGGGTGCAACAGAATACCTGTAGGGAGGCAGGagaaagacaatgaagaagaaaaatagaggaAGGGTACAATTCCTAGGGCAGAAAAATTACCTTGAAGGAAAACATTGTAACACTCTTTCTCTAAAGCAATAAGATTAACGTTTCTATTGCAATCTTTTCGTTTTGTCTTTCTACTCCGGTAGCTATTCTCTATCTATCCTATTGGGGTCCAGAAACTGATCATCTTCCCGTCCTCAACATTAGCGCAACACCCTCTATCCTTTGAGCCACGGACTAATTTACTCCTAAGTCCTAACTGAATCACTGTCCATTAAAGTTCTTCCATTCCCCAAATTCCAAAGACAGACAACTGTCCATTAAagtccttattcaaaaaaaaaaatgtccattAAAGAAGATTGCTTTTGCTGGTGCTAGTAGTCATCCATGCAGACTGATCGAGTTTCCTGCGCTAGCAAAAGCTACAGATAAGGTATGTATTGGGAGAACAGGAGGTTTCCTCAGTTACAGCTAATGTTCTCGAGGAATTTTAAATGATTGGTCACTTGAAGATGATACTGTCACTGGACTGGTCAGGTGGAACTTGACTCAAAATGTGAACCTAAAGCATATGATATttgaaaagaatgaaaaagatTTGCTGAGTTGCAAGGGTTTTGATCTGGGCGATATATATGAAACAGCGCCATTAGCTTTCCCTCCAATGGATCAAAATGTTATGTTCATTGTATATCGGCCCTCCTTAGTTTTTATGTATAATTTCCAAACTAAATTACACAAACAgcttgtaggagttaaatatcgcacacgtttaTAACTACGCGAAGTAAAGAATATAATCTAAGTGAAGGAAGTCGCACatagcaaagttgagatgacataccatatgatgtcagcaaagtcacggatAAAGTGTGAAGTATCATGCGAAGAATTAtgatatgcgaagatgagcgattgtgtATGAGAGAAGATGtcgcatattgatctcgaaaatgatgggattcttagctgtcatccccTATTGAGAGATCATTGTTTGTGGGAGGATTCTAGGACAAGTCTTGGTAAAGA encodes:
- the LOC113352655 gene encoding helicase sen1-like — its product is MHMNGAITQENFREKMEELLRLLSIDIDEAETSDISSLVIREISSLITEVFSWSLDDIFNHDLYRTKVNKIPETFSSVEQYLSSFRHPLLEETHADLSSNMKNLYQAPKCEIVSVEKHIGCKQGNYVYKMLLSDTGTDRKPMKDAYKPQPSDVIAFSDVRPENVKDFIRISYIPAIILKVEDDKKKPYLAIVLASKPIILENEEDYEEEYIETEKKLICNPLFAVYLLNMTTNLRIWGALSGERNGDIIKGVLEANSQIGNDCELCFDHEAELLSNGLDLDSFNLNETQLHAVLRSIATSFCSHKSSVKLIWGPPGTGKTKTIGVLLSSLLKLDHKTLTCAPTNTAVVEVATRLMSIVKQTLESNKYGLGDILLFGNAERMKIDDTNDLQDVFCDYRCKALWDCFAPHSGLKFQLKSMIVLLQVTYQKYLRALHIKTGDKIDESKKSEEVLIGEFREFLRKRFKFIEESMRESIVSICSHMPTAFVSVTMVKEMYTTLDMLRDLKSLLQNGSISNQDLKNIFCTSEIIDYSYTRTSAFLLSKTRIEFLEALRSLEKLSFPDFPDEASIREFCLHNACLIFCTSSSSANLSGIADLKLVVIDEAAQLKECESEILLQLYGVKQVILIGDELQLPAMVQSNISEKANFGRSLFERLLSLKHDKHLLNVQYRMHPSISVFPNEQFYHKQILDASNVKERNYNKRFLEGSMYGSFSFIDVSYGEEEFNEKHSLKNLVEVAAISEIIEKLYRASIANNYKVSVGIISPYKAQVLALVDKLGDKFETHSVRSVDGFQGAEQDIINMSTVRSNATGSVGFLANHQRTNVALTRARYCLWILGNGRTLMDSDSIWSKLVRNAKDRGCYFNVDEDKMLSKVVIDASTTRLASLSLAERKIVHGYFYILTC